A DNA window from Niabella yanshanensis contains the following coding sequences:
- a CDS encoding RagB/SusD family nutrient uptake outer membrane protein, protein MNNKLYNKILIASMGCLMLSACSKKSDKFFQLRDRGGIDAAIWSNEGAIQYHLNEAYDVIMPHFAYEAFPSGANLEIHYASDENYWAANTDRARRTLGLQGSLAANDIRYIGFKYQGANYGDNRYFDIARTNNGIKYIPEGNLPAETKRRFLGQYYALRAMAYLDLAKIYGGMPLVLEPQNPSNLTLSGRASARQMFEQIVKDCDSAMVNLEGVTWVGDGQIGKLTKTAAAALKAEALLCWASPQFNPRDAAAHPYDASRWQTAFEACKAAYTIAIDNGKALMPTYESIFRTEGDANTEAIIIRSYSPTVAKRGHNVEYRSRPMSAGGSPSDIYYASTRLLDAYTMKDGTPINASGSGYNALLFWKDRDPRFEATIAYNGSTWNLGGSTNRKQWTYKTAIGETGDRGVYCKRFTTPALANGAVRNQNDFGGSGMDWIELRLADVMLNYAEAANEVGNIDVAKEMVKKLRQRAGIIAGANDYGLNLAVSVDQMRDLILNERFVEFAFEGKRVEDLRRTRRYHLMNGTLTGLQVVLKESAYKAILEDTTNRITGTTYRDGLDMNNMDTVSKYFTYQFVLPSGNGGFSVPQENYFYPLSDFFIKSSPLLEQTIGWNGGLFDPLK, encoded by the coding sequence ATGAACAATAAGTTATATAACAAAATTTTGATTGCTTCAATGGGATGTCTAATGTTGTCCGCATGTAGCAAAAAAAGCGATAAGTTCTTTCAGTTGAGAGACAGGGGGGGGATAGATGCTGCAATCTGGAGTAATGAGGGTGCCATTCAATATCACCTCAATGAGGCTTACGATGTGATCATGCCCCATTTTGCATACGAGGCATTTCCATCAGGCGCCAACCTCGAAATCCATTATGCCAGCGATGAAAATTATTGGGCGGCAAACACCGACAGGGCACGCCGGACGCTGGGTTTACAAGGAAGCCTGGCTGCCAATGATATCAGATATATAGGCTTTAAGTACCAGGGAGCGAACTATGGCGATAACCGGTATTTTGATATCGCGCGAACTAATAATGGAATTAAGTATATACCGGAAGGGAATTTACCTGCTGAAACCAAAAGAAGATTTCTGGGGCAATACTATGCGCTTCGTGCTATGGCATATTTAGACCTGGCGAAAATTTATGGTGGTATGCCCCTGGTTTTAGAACCACAAAATCCTAGTAATCTAACCCTGTCAGGCAGGGCCAGCGCCCGGCAGATGTTTGAGCAGATTGTGAAGGATTGTGATTCAGCAATGGTGAACCTGGAGGGAGTAACATGGGTTGGTGATGGACAAATCGGAAAGCTGACAAAAACTGCCGCAGCTGCATTAAAAGCTGAAGCGCTGCTATGTTGGGCGAGCCCGCAGTTTAATCCAAGAGATGCTGCTGCCCATCCTTATGATGCCAGCCGCTGGCAGACAGCTTTTGAAGCCTGCAAAGCAGCGTATACTATAGCCATTGACAACGGCAAAGCGTTGATGCCTACTTATGAGAGTATTTTCAGAACAGAAGGCGACGCTAATACGGAGGCTATTATTATCCGTTCCTATTCTCCTACAGTTGCTAAACGAGGTCATAACGTAGAATATCGTAGCCGGCCCATGTCTGCCGGAGGTTCTCCCAGTGATATTTATTATGCCAGCACCAGGTTGCTGGATGCCTATACTATGAAAGATGGTACACCTATTAACGCTAGTGGAAGCGGGTACAATGCTCTCCTTTTCTGGAAGGATCGCGATCCTCGTTTTGAAGCTACCATCGCTTATAACGGCAGCACCTGGAACCTGGGAGGTTCTACTAACAGAAAGCAGTGGACCTATAAGACTGCCATAGGCGAAACTGGTGACCGGGGCGTGTATTGTAAAAGGTTTACCACGCCAGCTCTTGCAAACGGCGCCGTTCGAAACCAAAACGATTTTGGCGGAAGTGGCATGGACTGGATCGAACTACGCCTGGCCGATGTAATGCTGAACTATGCTGAAGCTGCTAACGAAGTGGGTAACATAGATGTGGCGAAGGAAATGGTAAAAAAACTAAGACAGCGGGCCGGTATTATTGCTGGTGCAAACGATTATGGTCTTAACCTGGCTGTATCGGTAGACCAGATGCGTGACCTGATATTAAATGAGCGCTTTGTTGAATTTGCCTTCGAGGGTAAGCGTGTGGAAGATCTGAGGCGTACCCGGCGGTATCATTTGATGAATGGCACTTTAACCGGTTTGCAGGTGGTTTTAAAAGAATCAGCTTATAAAGCCATACTGGAAGACACCACTAATCGAATTACCGGAACCACTTATCGCGATGGCCTGGATATGAATAACATGGATACTGTAAGCAAATATTTCACCTACCAGTTTGTTCTTCCCAGCGGTAATGGCGGCTTTAGTGTGCCCCAGGAAAATTATTTTTATCCTCTTTCTGACTTTTTTATCAAATCAAGTCCGTTGCTGGAACAAACCATTGGATGGAATGGCGGGTTGTTTGATCCGCTGAAATAA
- a CDS encoding DUF3826 domain-containing protein codes for MAKVSKVSVLSLLTLVLALNAHSQTANNDDYLKVVKERAYKIVAPLEIGDSVKFYRVRDQIAQEYVDIKKIDEEKAAATAAVKAKNLEKSAAESELKKVNDATEEKRTGLNKKFVQSLARDLDAQQIEKVKDGLTYNVLPITYKAHLDMIPSLKEDEKKYIYDALYEAREHAMAAGSSDAKHGWFGKYKGRINNYLAARGYDLKKEREAWYERTKAQKK; via the coding sequence ATGGCTAAAGTTTCAAAAGTATCTGTTCTGTCCCTGTTGACGCTGGTTTTAGCGTTAAACGCCCATTCTCAAACGGCTAATAATGACGACTACCTAAAGGTAGTAAAAGAAAGGGCCTATAAAATTGTAGCCCCGCTTGAGATCGGCGATTCAGTAAAATTTTACAGGGTGCGCGATCAGATTGCGCAGGAGTATGTGGATATCAAAAAAATTGACGAGGAAAAAGCGGCAGCAACGGCTGCTGTAAAAGCTAAAAATTTGGAGAAATCAGCTGCCGAATCGGAGTTGAAAAAGGTAAACGATGCAACTGAAGAGAAGCGAACAGGGCTGAATAAAAAATTTGTTCAATCTCTTGCCAGAGATCTGGATGCACAGCAAATAGAAAAAGTAAAAGATGGGCTCACCTACAACGTATTGCCAATAACCTATAAGGCACACCTGGATATGATCCCTTCCTTAAAAGAAGACGAAAAAAAATATATTTACGATGCTTTGTATGAAGCCCGCGAGCATGCGATGGCTGCAGGATCGAGCGATGCCAAGCATGGCTGGTTCGGAAAATACAAAGGACGTATCAATAATTATCTCGCTGCCAGAGGCTACGATTTGAAAAAGGAGCGTGAAGCCTGGTATGAAAGAACAAAAGCCCAAAAAAAATAA
- a CDS encoding RagB/SusD family nutrient uptake outer membrane protein encodes MKYLIVKKNYLLLAMLVVFGISACKKIEDLVMIRDPLAIDAGIWDDEASIQYLLNDSYQFIMPNFIYEYTGNNYGMHLVSDENYYSANDNWGKKYFNFNGFLQPDECRYVANKYAGANYGENRYFDIAKVNLGIKNLPGSIIPDADKKSLLGQFYALRGMAYMGLTKIYGGMPLVLEPQSPGVLTLKGREKASVMFESIVRDYDSAMANLKDVVWTGPEGSWGDQDIHRGKFNPTAVAALKAKALLWWASPLFNPGEGAHPERWQAAHKAAQEAYNIALAAGYGLMSNYSAIFQVEGAANKEAILVRSYSSTQYRKFHAVESRSRPGSEGGSPNDVYNPSQQMINAYLMKDGRPRTNASSEYPYNDTIFWANRDPRFDATIAFNGSVWPLSAKTNRRQWTYAGARVDGQNESAKPFYVKRFTMPNLARTSVAAANDVGGSGMDWIEIRLAEVMMDYAETANETGDITTAKDMVRQIRKRAGVVQGDMDYGLTLATNKEQMRELIMNERMVEFAFEGKRNDDLRRTRRMHQLEGTLGQMVQMQFQLGLNKDSIEAPIGENDLGISPTSLRRDTLDFYNPASVIKWFRYPYVYNPPSGNGAFAMPEEYYFFPLSNQFLNSTPLLEQTIGWSGGIFDPL; translated from the coding sequence ATGAAATATTTAATCGTTAAGAAAAATTATTTATTGTTAGCTATGCTGGTAGTGTTTGGCATATCGGCATGTAAAAAAATAGAAGACCTGGTAATGATCAGGGATCCCTTGGCTATCGACGCGGGTATATGGGATGATGAAGCATCGATACAATATCTGTTGAATGATTCTTACCAGTTTATTATGCCCAATTTCATTTATGAGTATACGGGCAACAATTATGGTATGCACCTGGTAAGCGACGAAAATTATTATTCGGCCAATGACAACTGGGGTAAGAAGTATTTCAATTTCAACGGCTTTTTGCAACCAGATGAGTGCAGGTACGTTGCTAACAAGTATGCCGGCGCCAACTATGGAGAAAACCGGTATTTTGATATCGCAAAAGTAAACCTCGGTATTAAAAATCTACCGGGCAGCATAATACCCGACGCTGATAAAAAGAGCTTGTTGGGACAGTTCTACGCATTGAGAGGAATGGCTTATATGGGGCTTACAAAAATATACGGGGGTATGCCCCTGGTCCTGGAGCCACAAAGTCCGGGTGTTTTAACCCTGAAAGGTCGTGAAAAAGCCAGCGTAATGTTTGAATCTATTGTAAGAGATTACGATTCAGCAATGGCTAATCTGAAGGATGTTGTTTGGACCGGCCCGGAAGGAAGCTGGGGCGATCAGGACATTCATCGCGGTAAATTTAATCCGACAGCAGTAGCCGCTTTAAAGGCAAAAGCATTGTTATGGTGGGCAAGCCCTTTGTTTAATCCGGGCGAAGGCGCTCATCCTGAAAGATGGCAGGCTGCTCATAAAGCCGCGCAGGAAGCTTACAATATAGCTTTGGCCGCGGGATATGGTTTGATGAGCAACTACTCCGCTATTTTCCAGGTGGAGGGTGCCGCTAATAAAGAAGCAATTTTAGTTAGATCCTATTCTTCTACCCAATACCGGAAATTCCATGCGGTAGAATCCCGCAGCCGGCCTGGTTCTGAGGGTGGGTCGCCTAATGATGTCTATAATCCCAGCCAGCAAATGATTAACGCCTACTTAATGAAGGATGGACGCCCCAGAACCAATGCCAGCTCCGAATATCCTTATAATGATACCATATTCTGGGCCAATCGCGATCCCCGGTTTGACGCTACTATTGCATTTAATGGCTCAGTTTGGCCTTTAAGCGCCAAAACTAACCGCAGGCAATGGACCTATGCGGGCGCCAGGGTAGACGGACAAAATGAGTCTGCGAAACCCTTTTATGTAAAGCGTTTTACCATGCCCAACCTGGCAAGAACAAGCGTAGCGGCGGCTAATGATGTAGGTGGCAGCGGGATGGACTGGATAGAAATTCGTTTGGCAGAAGTAATGATGGATTATGCCGAAACTGCTAATGAAACTGGTGATATTACTACTGCGAAAGATATGGTAAGGCAAATCAGGAAAAGGGCAGGTGTTGTACAAGGAGACATGGATTACGGTTTGACTTTGGCTACTAATAAAGAGCAAATGCGGGAATTAATTATGAACGAGCGTATGGTAGAATTTGCCTTCGAAGGTAAAAGAAATGACGATTTGCGTCGGACACGACGTATGCACCAACTCGAAGGTACTTTAGGACAAATGGTTCAAATGCAGTTTCAACTGGGTTTGAATAAAGATTCGATTGAAGCCCCCATCGGCGAAAATGATTTAGGTATCTCACCGACAAGTTTAAGAAGAGATACGCTTGATTTTTATAACCCAGCTTCTGTTATTAAGTGGTTTCGATATCCATATGTATATAATCCACCATCGGGAAATGGTGCTTTTGCTATGCCCGAAGAATATTATTTTTTCCCGCTCAGTAATCAATTCCTGAATTCAACACCATTGTTAGAGCAAACGATCGGTTGGAGCGGGGGCATTTTTGACCCGCTATAG
- a CDS encoding SusC/RagA family TonB-linked outer membrane protein codes for MNAKHVLRFAFLFVLPLLITMTAVAQTRTVTGTVVDDSTKAPIAGVTIKVKDGPQTAITNDQGNFTLNAPANGAVIQYSHVNYEFGEVSVKLDGPMNISLKRVENSLDDVVVVGYGTQSRRDITGSVATVDLKKLTEMPVASVTEALRGQIPGLNVSGGSNRPGNMATLSIRQQFNWGKDGGSDLPLVVIDDVIQLDPQSGKSSLDRFNQLDLSEIESITVLRDAAAAIYGSRASQGAIIVKTKRGKTGPPRVSYNAKFQTNDAISHGKVMNARQYGEFANSFGRALGTWTADHFFSDAELAEMGTTNYDWLMNDWRSANAMQHSLDLSGGSERATYFTGASYFTQGANLGNQDFSRWTYRAGTDVKVLSGLKFGATIAASNTNSEKSFTKINFSDGFAVGGEQNDYSVLLHMPKYIPWVYNINGVDQYISPALGPNKLGNMSGNNSLSNWNYYAFLNNGSKTTDQQFNYNANFNLQYDLPFIKGLSFKLNYGISQASVKTEQNQFPITLVRDSLGNKAGQHLYNESTVWSAPLVNRSGARVSYLGTTSKNEQSNFFINYDRKFGDHNISAMASVERATTELEDRRMLYDNPNADIYNGTSVSAGSLNTGNSITYRYQGGTLSYLGRLNYNYKGKYLFQFVYRTDASTNFAPENYWGQFPGVSAGWVMSDEKFFKNNISWVNFLKIRASLANTGNNNVNPWKWLQLYTAATDKGFGFGSNGGIYTTGFTPGVTPNRALTWDKTLQRNFGLDLAFLNRRLSVTFDQYFNSTRDMLTDMSAAINSPISVGGAFAEQNFAGVNSWGSELSINWKDNIGDFSYSIGVNGGMNNYKTVKYFDLPFNYPSIASTRRAEGNYGIFPVYGFTTWKETSSGDGMLRTDADIDNYWNYLTNLASNSGIEGAAPNFLGITEKSGLRKGMLVYEDVAGNLDVAGKTIGGQNGRIMADEDYVKLKKSNRTYGLTTNISMGWKGISLLTQIATSWGGANYLDYIKQGTSSNNAMWSHPVYLTDMYDAESNPNGKSPNLAYFDSFGGTRSDFFLMPTFRMFVRSLSVGYTLPKSWVQSINLENARIYLSGQNLWDFYNPYPKKYRNMYDDPRVSYPTLRTWALGLSVGF; via the coding sequence ATGAACGCGAAGCATGTTTTACGATTTGCTTTCCTGTTTGTCCTGCCGTTGTTGATAACGATGACTGCCGTAGCGCAAACCAGGACTGTTACAGGAACAGTGGTAGATGATTCTACCAAAGCTCCGATTGCCGGTGTTACCATTAAGGTGAAGGATGGCCCGCAAACCGCTATTACAAATGATCAGGGGAACTTCACTTTAAATGCTCCTGCAAATGGCGCGGTGATACAATACTCGCATGTAAATTACGAGTTTGGTGAAGTTTCGGTGAAGCTGGATGGGCCAATGAATATTTCTTTGAAACGTGTGGAGAATAGCCTGGACGATGTAGTGGTAGTGGGATACGGCACGCAAAGTAGAAGGGACATCACCGGATCAGTGGCGACGGTGGACCTGAAGAAATTGACTGAAATGCCCGTTGCATCGGTCACAGAGGCTTTAAGAGGTCAAATCCCAGGTTTAAATGTTAGTGGAGGTTCCAACCGGCCGGGGAATATGGCTACTCTAAGTATCAGGCAACAATTTAACTGGGGAAAAGATGGCGGTAGCGACCTGCCTTTAGTAGTTATTGACGATGTAATTCAACTGGATCCACAAAGCGGTAAATCTTCTTTGGATCGTTTTAACCAGTTAGATTTATCAGAAATAGAGAGCATCACCGTGCTTCGTGATGCGGCTGCTGCTATTTATGGATCGAGGGCATCGCAAGGTGCTATCATAGTAAAAACAAAGAGAGGGAAAACAGGGCCGCCACGGGTTTCCTACAATGCTAAATTTCAAACCAATGATGCCATTAGTCATGGAAAAGTGATGAACGCGCGCCAGTACGGTGAGTTTGCCAACAGTTTTGGAAGAGCATTAGGAACATGGACTGCTGACCACTTCTTTTCAGATGCAGAATTGGCCGAGATGGGAACTACTAATTATGATTGGTTAATGAACGATTGGCGATCGGCCAATGCCATGCAACATTCCCTGGATCTTAGTGGTGGGTCAGAGAGAGCAACTTATTTTACAGGCGCTTCTTATTTTACACAGGGTGCTAATCTCGGAAACCAGGATTTTAGCAGATGGACTTATCGTGCAGGTACTGATGTAAAAGTACTCAGCGGTCTGAAATTTGGCGCTACAATCGCTGCTTCTAACACCAACTCCGAAAAGTCTTTTACTAAAATAAACTTTAGTGATGGTTTTGCGGTAGGTGGAGAGCAAAATGACTATAGTGTGTTGTTGCATATGCCTAAGTATATTCCATGGGTATACAACATTAATGGAGTAGATCAGTATATTTCCCCCGCATTAGGCCCTAACAAATTGGGAAATATGTCTGGCAACAACTCTCTAAGTAACTGGAACTATTATGCGTTTTTAAATAATGGATCGAAGACAACAGACCAGCAATTTAATTACAACGCTAATTTTAACCTGCAGTATGACCTGCCATTTATAAAAGGTTTATCGTTTAAGCTAAATTATGGTATATCACAGGCATCTGTTAAAACAGAGCAGAATCAGTTTCCTATCACACTCGTAAGAGATTCTTTGGGGAATAAAGCAGGCCAGCATTTATATAACGAGTCGACTGTATGGAGTGCGCCATTGGTTAACAGGTCTGGTGCACGGGTAAGTTATTTAGGTACCACATCAAAGAATGAGCAGTCAAACTTCTTTATCAATTATGATAGAAAATTTGGTGATCATAATATATCGGCTATGGCTTCTGTTGAAAGGGCCACTACCGAACTGGAAGACAGAAGAATGTTGTATGATAATCCTAATGCCGATATTTACAACGGGACTTCTGTATCTGCGGGGTCGCTAAATACAGGTAATTCAATTACCTATAGATATCAGGGTGGCACATTATCTTATTTAGGGCGTCTTAACTATAATTACAAGGGGAAATATTTATTTCAGTTTGTCTATCGTACCGATGCATCAACCAACTTTGCCCCCGAAAATTACTGGGGACAGTTCCCTGGTGTATCGGCAGGTTGGGTGATGTCTGACGAGAAATTCTTCAAGAACAATATTTCTTGGGTAAATTTCCTTAAAATAAGAGCTTCGCTTGCGAATACAGGTAATAATAATGTCAATCCCTGGAAATGGTTGCAATTGTATACTGCAGCTACCGATAAAGGTTTTGGCTTTGGTAGTAATGGCGGGATATATACAACAGGCTTCACACCTGGTGTAACGCCTAACAGGGCATTAACCTGGGATAAGACATTGCAACGAAATTTTGGTTTGGATCTCGCGTTTCTCAACAGACGCCTGTCTGTTACATTCGACCAATACTTTAATTCAACCAGAGACATGTTGACTGATATGTCAGCTGCGATCAACTCACCAATCTCTGTGGGAGGAGCTTTCGCGGAGCAAAACTTTGCCGGAGTTAATTCGTGGGGATCAGAGTTGTCGATTAATTGGAAGGATAATATTGGAGACTTTAGCTACTCTATAGGAGTGAATGGCGGAATGAATAATTATAAAACAGTCAAATATTTCGACCTGCCGTTTAATTATCCCTCAATAGCTTCCACTCGCAGAGCCGAAGGAAACTATGGCATTTTTCCGGTATACGGCTTCACCACCTGGAAAGAAACCTCAAGTGGAGACGGTATGTTACGTACTGATGCTGACATTGATAACTACTGGAACTATCTTACCAACCTTGCTAGCAATTCGGGTATTGAGGGCGCAGCGCCTAACTTTTTGGGTATTACCGAGAAGTCCGGCCTGAGAAAAGGTATGCTGGTTTATGAAGATGTTGCGGGTAATTTAGATGTAGCTGGTAAAACTATCGGCGGACAAAATGGACGCATCATGGCTGACGAAGATTATGTGAAACTAAAAAAATCGAATAGAACTTACGGCCTTACAACCAATATAAGTATGGGTTGGAAGGGAATATCCCTGCTGACTCAAATAGCTACTTCCTGGGGTGGTGCTAACTATCTTGATTATATTAAACAAGGAACTTCCAGTAACAACGCTATGTGGTCTCATCCGGTATATCTGACCGATATGTATGATGCTGAGAGCAATCCTAACGGGAAGTCCCCTAATCTTGCTTACTTTGATTCATTTGGCGGAACTCGTTCTGATTTCTTTTTGATGCCTACTTTCAGAATGTTCGTAAGAAGTTTGAGTGTTGGATATACGCTGCCTAAAAGTTGGGTGCAGTCCATTAATCTGGAAAATGCGAGGATTTATCTGTCAGGTCAGAACCTGTGGGACTTTTACAATCCTTATCCTAAAAAGTATCGCAATATGTACGATGATCCGAGAGTCTCTTATCCCACATTACGTACCTGGGCTCTGGGTCTGAGTGTTGGGTTTTAA
- a CDS encoding SusC/RagA family TonB-linked outer membrane protein yields MKFTCLLVLLALFNGTVHAQTRSITGSVLDDASDEPVAGVTIRVKGGPQSAVTDAKGSFTLNVPTTGGELEYSHVGYEVGSVAIPAEGPLIIRTKKLNVSMDDVVVIGYGTQKRSQLTGAVANIKGEEIQDVPAPNIAGALRGRIAGLSVSQASGRPGAGITLNIRNSATSAEAERLGVTDEPLYIIDGITVTKDAFDNIDPSMVEDITVLKDAGSAAIYGASGANGVVLLTTKRGRAGKPRFSYNGYIGISDATRLPDMMSSYELAKALNDNNRVGYAQASDYYSDSVLNYLKTLPDGTWLDALWKPSQMNRHNLSISGGSENVTYFVGGNYQNENGNYAGIKQDKFGFRAGVVATIVKGLKADVNFNVDHRIRYSGNPTANEDQQFIERLAQVPEWVPYQIDGQYLNFGGDNPFGSIGSGYYRESKSASYRINTALTYDFSGVLKGLTARFQISQSSGSDGTTTYQPPYTLYNYTGIGPRNAIPTQITEPIIVNQGNNSLYEPGLSRSNSYQGFFTLQYKKTIANNHNLTVLGGAEQSESNSESVGVRWLTQILPGLDDFWAFDQSTTSPSRGITVGVKRSFFGRLNYDYMGKYSLEGVIRADASSNFALGKVWGVFPSIGAGWVVSRENFFKDNITFINFLKLRASYGIVGNSSIDAWLWKERFRADVSGYLYGNSLQGGLNPERIPNPDISWESKRTFNAGLEMAMWRDKITLGIDVFQNRGYDMFDKGADASFPAFAGFAAPVVNYMERYNWGTEFTIGYKANLAKDLRLNVSTNFGFGNSVTTRMLYDPFKLFETTPEDWQVGFGTDPRRYTSGNWGYRVKGIFRTQEQLDAFMAENPNYLIDNQAPQLGWMYFDDANGDGVITERDKVLMFDRIDPKLVLNTQLGLTYKSIQLRVNIIGRFGGKEFVDSKAREMAGNASNLPAFMTDRWSPENPNGRFPRFDSRLFNQDADIWAVDGTMIRVNDMTLSYTLPKAFLSRIRMSDASLLLTGNNLWVLKNPLKYKDPYQNYIFDYPTIRTISVGLRLGL; encoded by the coding sequence TTGAAATTTACGTGTCTGCTTGTGTTGTTAGCGCTCTTCAATGGTACTGTACACGCACAAACCAGATCGATTACCGGCAGCGTTTTGGATGACGCTTCCGACGAGCCAGTAGCCGGAGTAACGATCCGCGTGAAAGGCGGGCCCCAGAGCGCCGTTACGGATGCTAAGGGGAGCTTTACATTAAATGTACCTACAACAGGTGGAGAATTAGAATACTCTCATGTAGGCTATGAAGTAGGATCAGTAGCGATACCTGCTGAAGGTCCTTTGATTATCAGGACAAAAAAACTGAATGTAAGTATGGATGACGTGGTGGTAATTGGTTATGGCACCCAAAAGCGTTCACAACTTACGGGTGCTGTAGCTAACATAAAAGGGGAAGAAATCCAGGATGTGCCGGCTCCTAATATTGCCGGTGCCTTGAGAGGGCGTATTGCCGGATTAAGCGTAAGCCAGGCTTCGGGCAGGCCCGGTGCAGGCATTACTTTAAATATTCGAAATTCAGCCACTTCGGCAGAAGCAGAACGGCTGGGAGTAACTGATGAACCGCTGTACATTATTGATGGTATTACCGTAACCAAGGATGCCTTTGATAATATTGACCCATCGATGGTTGAAGATATTACGGTGTTAAAGGATGCCGGTTCTGCGGCTATCTATGGTGCTTCCGGTGCGAACGGCGTGGTATTGCTAACCACTAAAAGAGGTAGAGCAGGTAAGCCCCGTTTCTCGTACAATGGCTATATAGGTATTTCCGACGCTACGAGGTTGCCTGATATGATGTCCTCCTATGAACTGGCAAAAGCATTAAACGATAATAATAGGGTAGGTTATGCGCAGGCTTCCGACTATTACTCTGATTCTGTTTTAAACTATCTCAAAACTTTGCCCGATGGAACCTGGCTTGACGCGCTATGGAAGCCTTCGCAGATGAACCGGCATAACCTGTCTATTTCCGGTGGTAGCGAAAATGTAACTTATTTTGTTGGAGGAAACTATCAAAATGAGAACGGAAACTATGCCGGTATCAAACAGGATAAATTCGGATTTCGTGCAGGAGTAGTGGCCACCATCGTAAAAGGATTAAAAGCCGATGTGAATTTTAATGTAGATCACCGGATCCGCTATAGCGGCAACCCAACGGCCAACGAAGATCAGCAGTTCATAGAGAGACTGGCACAGGTTCCCGAATGGGTTCCTTACCAAATTGATGGTCAGTATTTGAATTTTGGAGGAGACAACCCTTTTGGGTCAATTGGATCGGGTTATTACCGGGAAAGCAAATCCGCGAGCTACCGTATTAATACAGCATTAACTTATGATTTTTCCGGAGTCCTGAAAGGCTTAACAGCTAGGTTCCAGATTTCACAATCGTCTGGCAGCGACGGTACCACCACCTACCAGCCACCGTACACACTTTACAATTATACCGGTATCGGGCCCCGCAACGCTATACCTACGCAAATAACGGAGCCGATAATTGTGAATCAGGGTAATAACTCATTATACGAGCCAGGCCTTAGCAGATCGAACAGTTACCAGGGCTTTTTCACACTACAGTATAAAAAGACCATTGCGAATAATCACAATCTGACTGTTTTAGGAGGAGCGGAGCAGTCTGAAAGCAACAGCGAGTCAGTGGGTGTTCGTTGGCTCACCCAAATATTACCAGGTTTGGATGACTTTTGGGCTTTTGATCAGTCTACCACCTCTCCATCAAGGGGTATTACGGTAGGCGTAAAAAGATCCTTCTTCGGCCGTTTAAACTACGACTATATGGGTAAATACTCTTTAGAGGGAGTAATACGTGCTGACGCTTCTTCAAATTTTGCGTTGGGTAAAGTTTGGGGCGTGTTTCCAAGTATCGGAGCTGGTTGGGTTGTAAGTAGGGAGAACTTCTTTAAAGATAACATAACATTTATAAACTTTCTGAAATTACGGGCGAGTTACGGTATAGTAGGTAATAGCTCTATTGACGCCTGGTTGTGGAAAGAGCGGTTCCGCGCAGACGTTTCCGGTTATTTGTACGGCAACAGTTTGCAGGGCGGTTTGAATCCTGAGCGTATTCCTAACCCGGATATTTCCTGGGAGAGTAAAAGAACTTTCAATGCTGGTTTGGAAATGGCTATGTGGCGTGATAAGATCACATTGGGTATTGATGTATTTCAAAACCGTGGTTACGACATGTTTGATAAGGGCGCAGATGCATCATTCCCGGCTTTTGCAGGTTTTGCAGCTCCTGTTGTTAATTATATGGAACGCTATAACTGGGGCACAGAATTTACCATTGGTTATAAGGCTAACCTGGCTAAAGACTTAAGGCTGAATGTAAGTACAAACTTTGGCTTTGGTAATTCGGTTACCACGCGCATGCTGTACGATCCGTTTAAATTGTTTGAAACCACACCGGAAGACTGGCAGGTTGGCTTTGGAACTGATCCCAGAAGATATACCAGTGGAAACTGGGGCTACAGGGTGAAGGGTATTTTCAGAACGCAGGAACAGTTGGATGCTTTCATGGCTGAAAACCCTAATTATCTGATCGACAATCAGGCACCTCAATTGGGTTGGATGTATTTTGATGATGCCAACGGCGACGGTGTGATTACCGAAAGGGATAAAGTGCTGATGTTCGACAGGATCGATCCCAAACTGGTTCTGAATACACAGCTGGGCCTTACCTATAAATCGATTCAGCTAAGAGTTAATATAATAGGTCGTTTTGGTGGTAAGGAATTTGTTGATTCTAAAGCAAGAGAAATGGCGGGTAACGCATCTAACTTGCCGGCGTTTATGACCGACCGGTGGTCGCCTGAAAATCCAAACGGAAGATTTCCAAGATTTGATTCAAGGCTTTTTAACCAGGATGCTGATATATGGGCGGTTGACGGAACCATGATCAGGGTAAATGATATGACCCTCAGTTATACATTACCAAAAGCCTTTCTGTCAAGGATCAGAATGAGTGATGCCAGCCTGCTTTTAACGGGTAACAATCTTTGGGTACTTAAAAATCCTTTAAAGTACAAAGACCCTTATCAGAATTATATTTTTGACTATCCAACTATTCGAACCATTTCTGTGGGGTTAAGACTCGGGTTATAG